From a region of the Pseudooceanicola aestuarii genome:
- a CDS encoding EscF/YscF/HrpA family type III secretion system needle major subunit: MAETSTYLNIAGFSETGPAPGTVGAFRDSTVFRERDGFDLIWRQEFLQTQIAGIEDDIRLIEQNANLSDTEKMYAMQMAMNTWSAVTNLRTNVIKSVSDTLKAIVRNVA; encoded by the coding sequence ATGGCGGAGACTTCAACCTATCTCAATATCGCGGGCTTCAGCGAAACCGGCCCCGCGCCGGGCACCGTCGGCGCCTTTCGCGACAGCACGGTGTTTCGCGAACGCGACGGGTTCGACCTGATCTGGCGGCAGGAATTCCTGCAAACCCAGATCGCGGGCATCGAAGACGATATCCGCCTGATCGAACAGAACGCCAACCTGTCGGATACGGAAAAGATGTATGCGATGCAGATGGCGATGAACACCTGGTCGGCGGTGACGAACCTGCGAACCAACGTGATCAAAAGCGTGTCCGACACGCTGAAAGCCATCGTCCGGAACGTCGCCTGA
- a CDS encoding Crp/Fnr family transcriptional regulator, producing the protein MNLPTKFSQVDLAFMTPEVLDFADRYSRTVTLPGNSIVYFQDDPTDQVFFVLRGYVRLSYITEDGLVTLHSIVPPGRSFGEAGAFEGFGYCDTASTVGETELIALGTSWRHDTGAAAQALRYELAKLIARRHRDQVEFTRALYRPNLTLRLSHSLLRLLDLLGNEIRYKGRLVQCLGPVVTQRDLGSMARGTRENVNKALRRWAREEIITLEDRHIIILDRDRLEKVALAAG; encoded by the coding sequence GTGAACCTTCCGACCAAGTTCAGCCAAGTCGATCTGGCGTTCATGACGCCGGAAGTTCTGGATTTTGCCGACCGGTATAGCCGGACCGTGACGCTGCCGGGCAATTCCATCGTCTATTTTCAGGATGATCCGACCGATCAGGTGTTCTTTGTGCTGCGCGGCTATGTCCGGCTGTCCTACATCACCGAGGACGGGCTGGTGACGCTGCATTCCATCGTCCCGCCCGGCCGTTCCTTCGGAGAGGCGGGCGCCTTCGAAGGATTCGGCTATTGCGACACGGCCTCCACCGTGGGGGAGACGGAGCTGATCGCCCTGGGCACCTCCTGGCGGCACGATACCGGCGCTGCGGCGCAGGCGCTGCGATACGAACTGGCCAAGCTGATCGCCCGCCGGCATCGCGATCAGGTGGAATTCACTCGCGCACTCTATCGTCCGAACCTGACACTACGGCTGTCGCACTCGCTGTTGCGACTGCTGGACCTGCTGGGCAACGAGATCCGCTACAAGGGTCGGCTGGTGCAATGTCTGGGCCCCGTGGTCACGCAACGCGATCTCGGCTCCATGGCGCGGGGCACGCGGGAGAATGTCAACAAGGCGCTGCGGCGGTGGGCCCGCGAAGAGATCATCACGCTCGAAGATCGGCACATCATCATTCTGGATCGCGACCGGCTGGAAAAAGTCGCGCTCGCCGCAGGCTAA